One Pectobacterium colocasium DNA segment encodes these proteins:
- a CDS encoding AAA family ATPase: protein MIRGIGLENFRSFVSKTFIDLKPITVLVGKNSNGKSSLLRTFPLFRQSVEENTTGPILWYGRYVDYGDFTDVLSKNSENKEITFSFSLSVPPEVAQKYSYYRFNDLAKEYTNINTELTVYSKDKKTKTKKIKITLSDATITLFLDENNNVKLQIDSEGRVLEKDGIIAKNLGQFIPNIYLKGKEETPITTSPFYLRNSK, encoded by the coding sequence ATGATTAGAGGTATCGGCCTTGAAAATTTCAGAAGTTTTGTCAGTAAGACTTTTATTGATCTAAAACCAATAACAGTTTTAGTTGGTAAAAACAGTAATGGAAAGAGCTCACTACTTCGTACATTTCCCTTATTTCGTCAATCAGTTGAAGAAAATACCACTGGCCCTATATTATGGTACGGTAGATATGTAGACTATGGAGATTTTACTGATGTCCTTTCTAAAAACTCAGAGAATAAAGAAATTACTTTTAGCTTTTCACTTTCAGTACCACCAGAAGTAGCACAAAAATACTCTTACTATAGATTTAATGATTTGGCTAAAGAGTATACTAATATCAATACGGAGTTAACAGTTTACTCCAAGGATAAAAAAACAAAAACTAAAAAAATCAAAATAACTCTTAGTGATGCAACCATCACACTTTTTCTTGATGAGAATAATAACGTTAAGTTACAGATAGATTCTGAGGGAAGGGTATTAGAGAAAGATGGGATTATTGCTAAAAATCTTGGTCAATTTATACCAAACATATATTTAAAGGGAAAGGAAGAAACACCTATTACTACCAGTCCTTTTTATTTACGTAACTCTAAATAA
- a CDS encoding ogr/Delta-like zinc finger family protein: protein MMHCPFCGHAAHARTSRSLSENVKQRYHQCRNIECSATFRTLESIEEIIQPSNRKDLPVPDIPLSPVMQKKYKHYSASALRN, encoded by the coding sequence ATGATGCACTGCCCGTTCTGCGGCCACGCTGCCCATGCACGCACGAGCCGATCATTATCGGAGAACGTCAAGCAGCGTTATCACCAGTGCCGAAATATTGAATGCTCAGCAACTTTCCGCACACTGGAATCGATAGAGGAAATTATTCAGCCATCGAACCGAAAAGATTTACCGGTGCCGGATATTCCGTTATCACCGGTCATGCAGAAAAAATATAAGCATTACTCGGCCTCAGCCCTGCGGAATTAA
- a CDS encoding capsid size determination protein, with the protein MSQKIEQTDKPAVVDYVKKTADEYQKSRAEHFANVNGLDNINTAIERAKEQKANAEAENQLSDSDWRARFLAARGEMTEELKNQQLQRLAQRELAQEYDGLLAQLEIDQLKQKAKCHHSAKECWHDYNSALFQYADREFKQAMNNISEELIRAIKLYRHMYDVTTSEFTEGLAYQDPDKRVMNQVIDYLMVKSNKYQFDMDNEPELSSLRLYRPALPHADFAPVSSPAKRMIFFRELKEKEEALKTRSQKA; encoded by the coding sequence ATGAGCCAGAAAATAGAACAAACTGATAAGCCAGCAGTAGTGGATTATGTGAAAAAAACGGCGGATGAATACCAGAAGAGCCGAGCAGAGCACTTTGCCAATGTTAACGGTCTGGATAACATCAACACCGCGATTGAGCGTGCCAAAGAGCAGAAAGCCAATGCAGAAGCGGAAAATCAACTTTCCGATAGCGACTGGCGGGCGCGTTTTCTTGCGGCGCGTGGTGAAATGACAGAAGAGCTAAAAAATCAGCAATTACAGCGTCTGGCACAACGCGAACTGGCTCAGGAGTATGATGGCTTACTGGCGCAGTTAGAAATCGACCAGCTCAAACAGAAAGCAAAATGTCACCATTCAGCAAAAGAATGTTGGCATGATTATAACTCGGCATTATTCCAATACGCAGACCGGGAATTTAAGCAGGCGATGAATAACATTAGCGAGGAGCTAATCAGAGCTATCAAGCTATATCGTCATATGTATGATGTTACTACATCTGAATTTACTGAGGGGCTTGCCTATCAAGATCCTGACAAGAGAGTAATGAATCAGGTGATTGACTATCTGATGGTGAAATCGAATAAGTATCAATTTGATATGGACAATGAGCCGGAATTGTCATCTCTGAGATTGTATCGCCCCGCGTTGCCGCATGCCGATTTTGCGCCGGTATCCAGCCCGGCAAAAAGAATGATATTTTTCCGTGAATTAAAAGAAAAAGAGGAAGCATTAAAAACACGGAGCCAAAAAGCATGA
- a CDS encoding helix-turn-helix transcriptional regulator, whose protein sequence is MLSATPPTPIPAMPPMSPHPVRERLMRLPEVLHVTGISRSTLYELSSRKAFPANVSLGGKSVAWVESEIHHWVAERIAARQQENYA, encoded by the coding sequence ATGTTGTCAGCCACACCCCCAACACCCATTCCTGCTATGCCCCCGATGTCACCGCATCCGGTCAGAGAGCGCTTAATGCGCCTGCCGGAAGTGTTGCACGTCACCGGCATTTCCCGCTCGACGCTGTACGAACTGAGCAGCCGCAAAGCCTTTCCTGCCAACGTTTCGCTGGGTGGGAAAAGTGTCGCGTGGGTTGAGTCCGAAATTCATCACTGGGTGGCCGAGCGTATCGCCGCCCGTCAACAGGAGAACTACGCATGA
- a CDS encoding host cell division inhibitor Icd-like protein: MATTLTPSHPQFTFLFLAVRRAELRALPHREAVIAPDEISARRLLARDYVLSFAGRLPVQGVSHV; encoded by the coding sequence ATGGCTACGACCCTCACCCCGTCACACCCGCAATTTACCTTTCTGTTTCTGGCCGTGCGCCGCGCCGAATTACGCGCTTTACCGCACCGTGAAGCCGTTATCGCCCCGGATGAAATCAGCGCCCGCCGTTTACTGGCACGTGACTATGTGCTGTCTTTTGCTGGCCGTCTGCCTGTTCAGGGGGTTAGCCATGTTTGA
- a CDS encoding DUF5375 family protein, with protein MNINNQSCIPLEVRTAVYRRAVAQAYLDNCRETGIALNCNLSELEIAIALELEGAHVREHGTATGMEIACAMLGDMVQPTLLTDKPRLTVLGHIIMGELCQCATAATPTTTLH; from the coding sequence ATGAACATCAATAATCAGTCCTGCATTCCGCTGGAAGTGCGTACTGCCGTGTATCGCCGCGCTGTGGCACAGGCCTATCTGGATAACTGCCGGGAAACCGGCATTGCCCTGAACTGCAACTTAAGCGAACTGGAAATCGCCATTGCGCTGGAGCTGGAGGGCGCACACGTGCGTGAGCACGGCACCGCCACTGGGATGGAAATCGCCTGTGCCATGCTGGGTGATATGGTGCAGCCGACGTTACTGACCGATAAACCCCGGCTAACCGTGCTGGGACACATCATCATGGGGGAGCTGTGCCAGTGCGCGACAGCGGCGACCCCGACCACCACACTGCATTAA